GTACAAAATGAAGAGATCGGGCTGCACTACCAGCTGCACCGCGGCATCGGGATCCACCAAACGAAAGCCAATGCGAAAGGGCAGCCGTTGAAGGTGAGCATTTTCGTGGGCGGGCCTCCCTCCCATCCGCTGTCTGCCGTGATGCCGTTGCCGGAAGGATTGTCGGAAATGACTTTCGCCGGCGCGCTGGGAAACCGGCGCTTCCGGTATTTCTACGACGATGAAGGATATTGCATCTCCGCCGACGCCGATTTCGTGATCACCGGCACGGTGATGCCCCACGAAAACAAGCCTGAAGGGCCTTTCGGCGACCACCTGGGTTATTACAGCCTCACGCATCCTTTCCCGCTGATGAAAGTGAGCCGGGTGTATCACAAGAAAAACCCCGTGTGGTCGTTCACCGTGGTGGGCAGGCCGCCGCAGGAAGACACGAGCTTCGGCGCGCTGATCCACGAGATCACGGGGAACGCCATTCCGAAAGAAATACCCGGTGTGCGGGAGATCCACGCGGTGGACGCCGCGGGTGTACACCCGTTGCTGTTCGCCATCGGCAGCGAGCGGTACACGCCGTACCTGAAGGAGCGCAAGCCCCAGGAAATCCTCACCATTGCCAACCACATCCTGGGCAGCAACCAATTGAGCCTGGCCAAATACCTGTTCATTTGCGCGCAGGAAGACGATCCCTCGCTGCATACGCACGACATCGCGCATTTCCTCATGCATATGCTGGAGCGCATCGATCCGGCTCGGGATTTCCATTTTCATACCAACACTACCATCGATACCCTCGATTATACCGGCAGCGATCTCAACGCCGGCAGCAAGGTAGCCATCGCCGCGGCGGGCGACAAGCGCCGGGAGCTGTGGAAAGAACTGCCCGCAGGCTTCAGCCTGCCCCGTCCTTTCACGCAGTACAAAATGGCATTGCCCGGCGTACTGGCCGTGGAAGCGCCCCCATACGCCAACGAATCCGAAACAGCGGATCAAATCGCCATCCTCGACGGGCACTTAAAAAACGCGGACCTCAGCGGACTGCCGATGATCGTATTGTGCGACGATGCGGGCTTTGCGGCGGAGAACATCAACAACTTCGTATGGGTAACGTTTACGCGGAGCAATCCTTCCCACGACATCCACGGAATCGGGAGTTTCATTAAAAACAAGCATTGGGGCTGCACCGGGCCGTTCATTATTGACGCGCGCATTAAACCCCATCACGCGCCGCCGCTCATTAAAGACGCAAAAGTGGAAGCGAAAGTAGATGAGATGGGAAAGAAAGGAGGCGTGCTGCACGGGATCATATAACTTCTTCTCACAAAAAAAGGCTGATGCACAACGAGCGCATCAGCCTTTTTTCTAAACCTGTAAAGGGACTAATCTTTCAGGTTGAGATATTTTTGTACGGATTTGTAGTTGCTCCAATCCACACCTGAAGCTTTTCGGGCTGCCGTTCCACCGGGGATGAGGATATAACGGAATTGGCCGTATTTGACACCCTCATCTACAGCCGACGTCAAATCATAATTTGAAATCATATCGATGGCTCCTACCCGGTAAGACACGCTTACATTCACGACGGTGGGCGTTGGCAGATAGAATTCATATAATGGTAGCGGGAAGACCAGTGGTTCCGCAGTGGATCCAAAGTTCCAGTACACTTTTATTTCTCCCTGATTCAGCACTTCCGACGTTAGCTTCGCCGCATCGATAACGGCTGAAAATGCAAGCGTATCACCGGTTTCTTCGTCTTTAATCGGTACAAACTCAACATCCAGCCAATCCGAATAGATAACATTGGCAGTACCGGGCTCACCTGCGGGGCCAGCGGCGCCTCCGGGACCTTGCGGGCCAGCGGGACCTGCGGGGCCTGCGGGACCGGCATCGCCGTCTTTTCCGCAAGCGGCAACCAATAAGGCAAAAGCCATCAGGAAGTATAAAAACCGGGGCATGTTCGTTTTCATAAAACTCAGATTTAGGTTATAAAATAGTTGAGAATACTTGGTTGTTTATCGCTGCCACGTAATCCAGGATTTTGCGTCCGATGCGCTCACCATGTCGTAACGGTTCTGCCCTGTTTGAACGAGGTAGAACCCGTTGGGATTGATCAGTGTTATGGCGGTATTATAGAATGCATCTTCTGCCTCAGGCGGTATCGTCCCCAAAACTCCATACTGCGGAAAAACGATCCGGCCTCCGGTAAATACCGGTGGGTAAGTGGCGAGCCCATAGCGCAATTCCAGTCCGTTTCCGCCCAG
Above is a genomic segment from Chitinophaga pollutisoli containing:
- a CDS encoding UbiD family decarboxylase, whose protein sequence is MGYKSLHDCITDLEKNGHLIRIKQEVDPWLEMAAIHLRVYAHQGPALLFENIKGSKFPAVSNLFGTLDRSKFMFRDTLEKIKTLVDIKGDPVKAIKHPFKYLNVAATALSALPMKTGKGAPVNFGRTTIAELPQIVNWPMDGGPFVTMPQVYTEDPDKPGIMNANLGMYRIQLGGNDYVQNEEIGLHYQLHRGIGIHQTKANAKGQPLKVSIFVGGPPSHPLSAVMPLPEGLSEMTFAGALGNRRFRYFYDDEGYCISADADFVITGTVMPHENKPEGPFGDHLGYYSLTHPFPLMKVSRVYHKKNPVWSFTVVGRPPQEDTSFGALIHEITGNAIPKEIPGVREIHAVDAAGVHPLLFAIGSERYTPYLKERKPQEILTIANHILGSNQLSLAKYLFICAQEDDPSLHTHDIAHFLMHMLERIDPARDFHFHTNTTIDTLDYTGSDLNAGSKVAIAAAGDKRRELWKELPAGFSLPRPFTQYKMALPGVLAVEAPPYANESETADQIAILDGHLKNADLSGLPMIVLCDDAGFAAENINNFVWVTFTRSNPSHDIHGIGSFIKNKHWGCTGPFIIDARIKPHHAPPLIKDAKVEAKVDEMGKKGGVLHGII